The window GCCCTTCTTGAGAGGTACCGGAGTGTGGAAAAAACCCTGCAATGGTCAAATGTTGATTACTGGTCTGAACAACTTGAGCTTGATATCCCCGGCCTGAAATGTACAATAGATCACTTGATCCAGGTTCATCCCCATGTAATTAATTTTCTCGACTTTCTTCAAGGGGAACAAAAAGATATCTGTTTAGTCACCGCTGCCCACGAAAAGACCATTGAGATTAAACTGGGCAAAGCGGCAATCGGCACATACTTCGACCGTATCATTCCTATCGAGGAAATCGGCGAAGCTAAAGAGCAGCCACCGTTCTGGGCAGAACTGGAGCGGGTGTTGGGGTTTGATAAAGACCGCACCCTCATGGTGGACGACAACAGCAATGTGCTGCGCGCCGCTAAAAGCCACGGTGTAAAACATCTCGTTCATATTGCCAAACCAAGCTCGAAGAAGCCGGTTCGGTATTCAGAGGAATTTCCATCCATTGAATTTTTTAAAGAACTCTTGTCAGGCCACTATGAAAACCGTAATCCCGCAGCTCATCCCTAGCCGCCCACGTTCAACTGTAAGTATTGGACTTTTTCTCATTGCCACCCTGATCTGTTGTGCAACAGCCACATCTTTTGCCCAGGGAAAAATCACCATCGCTGCCAATGGCGGAGGTAACGGCCCGCTCGCTGATACCCTGCCGGCCATTACCATCTCAGGCCTGGCAGATATTGATTTTATCGAGCTTAACCTTGCTGTTACCAGTGATGACGAGTTAATCATCTTCCCCCGGAACGACCTCGGCAATCTCACCAATGTTGATCAACTCTTCCCTGACCGTGCAAATGATGATGGCTCGTACCAGACCACGGATTTCACCCTTCAGGAAATACGCCAGCTCCGCAGATCCATTGATACCGGTTCTGATTCCGTCAACCCCGCCGCACCGGTACCACCGTCACTAGGCATTGCCAGCCTGGAAGAGACCCTCGCTCTTTTACGAACCATTGAACACCAGCAACAGCGTAGAATCGGGATCGCCCCCAAACTGAATGCAGTCAGTCAGTATACGAAGGACGGCAAGGATGTGAGTCGCCTGCTTGTCGCTATGCTGGTGACTTTTGGCTACGACCAGGATCAACCTGTCATGCTGCAGAGCAATAACGGCGATGAACTCCAGAGAATCAAGGAAGAATTATTGCCTATGTATGGGTTGGCAGTACCCCTCATACAACGAATCGATACAGCAGACGATGACACTCAGTCGGCGATATCTTCAGTGAAGAAACCGGACAACAGCTGGATTTTCACTCGACTTGGCCTACGCATGGTCAGCTCATACGCTGACGGTCTCCTCCTGCCAGGCAGTTATATTCACAAAGGGCTTCCCTCACCACTCCCTCCGGGATTCATAGATGACGCCAAAACTCTGGGCCTCGACCTGTTTGTAACAGATACCGTCTCCGGCTCCGATCAGCTCCCTGATTTTGCAGCCAGCTACGATGAACTGCTTGACTATTACTATCGGGAGTTGGGGGTCAACGGGGTTCTCACCACTGTTCCCGAAAAAGCGGTGGCCTACTTTCAGCACCAGGCCCAAAAAG of the Desulfosediminicola ganghwensis genome contains:
- a CDS encoding HAD-IA family hydrolase; the encoded protein is MSSSNYAPIKPSFTWPEIDTILLDMDGTLLDSYFDDYFWEEYVPVAFAAHHNLNPEQARQALLERYRSVEKTLQWSNVDYWSEQLELDIPGLKCTIDHLIQVHPHVINFLDFLQGEQKDICLVTAAHEKTIEIKLGKAAIGTYFDRIIPIEEIGEAKEQPPFWAELERVLGFDKDRTLMVDDNSNVLRAAKSHGVKHLVHIAKPSSKKPVRYSEEFPSIEFFKELLSGHYENRNPAAHP
- a CDS encoding glycerophosphodiester phosphodiesterase family protein — its product is MKTVIPQLIPSRPRSTVSIGLFLIATLICCATATSFAQGKITIAANGGGNGPLADTLPAITISGLADIDFIELNLAVTSDDELIIFPRNDLGNLTNVDQLFPDRANDDGSYQTTDFTLQEIRQLRRSIDTGSDSVNPAAPVPPSLGIASLEETLALLRTIEHQQQRRIGIAPKLNAVSQYTKDGKDVSRLLVAMLVTFGYDQDQPVMLQSNNGDELQRIKEELLPMYGLAVPLIQRIDTADDDTQSAISSVKKPDNSWIFTRLGLRMVSSYADGLLLPGSYIHKGLPSPLPPGFIDDAKTLGLDLFVTDTVSGSDQLPDFAASYDELLDYYYRELGVNGVLTTVPEKAVAYFQHQAQKEAEKLQQQAENQVLPLSVYLQRQAAAQEKSAQPESANL